Proteins encoded by one window of Azoarcus sp. PA01:
- the fabZ gene encoding 3-hydroxyacyl-ACP dehydratase FabZ, with protein sequence MDINEILQYLPHRYPFLLVDRVLEMEEGKRILALKNVTMNEPFFPGHFPHHPVMPGVLIVEAMAQAAALLSFKTLGIKPDENSVVYFAGIDNARFKRPVVPGDQLLFDVSITQGKRNIYKYKGVARVGEEVAAEAELMCALKTLS encoded by the coding sequence ATGGATATCAACGAAATTCTCCAGTACCTTCCGCACCGCTATCCCTTTCTGCTCGTGGACCGTGTGCTGGAGATGGAAGAAGGCAAGCGCATCCTCGCGTTGAAGAACGTGACGATGAACGAGCCGTTCTTCCCGGGGCATTTTCCGCATCATCCGGTGATGCCCGGTGTGCTGATCGTCGAGGCGATGGCGCAGGCTGCGGCGCTGCTGTCGTTCAAGACGCTCGGGATCAAGCCGGACGAGAACTCCGTGGTCTATTTCGCCGGCATCGACAACGCGCGCTTCAAGCGCCCTGTCGTGCCGGGCGATCAGCTGCTGTTCGATGTCTCGATCACGCAGGGCAAGCGCAACATCTACAAATATAAGGGCGTCGCCCGCGTCGGCGAAGAAGTCGCGGCGGAAGCCGAACTGATGTGCGCGCTCAAGACCCTGTCATGA
- the lpxA gene encoding acyl-ACP--UDP-N-acetylglucosamine O-acyltransferase, producing MIHPTAIVHPGAALGANVTVGAYSIIGEHVEIGDNTRVGPHVVIEGRTRIGRDNEIFQFCSIGAAPQDKKYDDEPTRLEIGDRNTIREFCSFNVGTSQDAGVTRVGSDNWVMAYVHVAHDCVVGDHTIFANNATLAGHVQVGDWAILGGFTGVHQFVRVGAHSFCGVGTVLLQDLPPFVTVAGNPAKPHGINSEGLRRRGFSADGIAAIKRAYRALYRSGLSFDDARTRIAEIAADHSEVAPFGAFLSASARGVVR from the coding sequence ATGATCCATCCGACCGCCATCGTCCACCCGGGCGCTGCGCTCGGAGCCAACGTCACCGTCGGCGCGTACTCGATCATCGGCGAGCACGTCGAGATCGGCGACAACACGCGCGTCGGGCCGCACGTCGTCATCGAAGGCCGCACCCGGATCGGGCGCGACAACGAGATCTTCCAGTTCTGCTCGATCGGCGCGGCACCGCAGGACAAGAAATACGACGACGAGCCGACGCGGCTCGAGATCGGCGACCGCAACACGATCCGCGAGTTCTGTTCGTTCAACGTCGGCACGAGCCAGGACGCCGGCGTGACGCGCGTCGGCAGCGACAACTGGGTCATGGCGTACGTGCATGTCGCGCACGACTGCGTCGTCGGCGACCACACGATCTTCGCCAACAACGCGACGCTCGCCGGGCACGTGCAGGTCGGCGACTGGGCGATCCTCGGCGGCTTCACCGGCGTGCATCAGTTCGTGCGCGTCGGTGCGCACAGTTTCTGCGGCGTCGGCACGGTGCTGCTGCAGGATCTGCCGCCGTTCGTGACCGTCGCCGGCAATCCGGCCAAGCCGCACGGCATCAACAGCGAAGGCCTGCGACGGCGCGGTTTTTCCGCCGACGGCATCGCGGCGATCAAGCGCGCGTACCGTGCGCTGTACCGCTCCGGGCTGAGCTTCGACGACGCCCGCACGCGCATCGCCGAGATCGCCGCCGACCACTCCGAAGTCGCTCCGTTCGGCGCCTTCCTTTCGGCTTCCGCGCGCGGCGTCGTGCGCTGA
- a CDS encoding RNA methyltransferase, which yields MKTFTSRDNPTVKRLHALAHSARDRRSEGRTLLDGAHLVRAALDAGWPLRELVASDLGLGRAEIAELLERCADVPTIHLPDALFAHVSPVDTPSGLLAVIDLPAPPSPRAFTDSLLVLDGVQDAGNLGTILRTAAAAGVRDVLLTPGCAQPWSPRVLRAGMGGHFCVRLHEHADVTALLQGYPGQILATGLGAGARGLYEMDLREAVAWLFGAEGRGLSAEVAALATATVVIPMPGAVESLNVAAAAAVCLFEQVRQRGVG from the coding sequence GTGAAAACCTTCACGTCCCGCGATAACCCGACGGTCAAGCGCCTGCACGCGCTCGCGCATTCGGCGCGCGACCGGCGCAGCGAAGGCCGAACGTTGCTCGACGGCGCGCATCTGGTGCGGGCGGCGCTCGACGCCGGCTGGCCGCTGCGCGAACTCGTCGCGAGCGACCTGGGTCTCGGCCGCGCCGAGATTGCGGAGCTGCTCGAGCGCTGTGCCGATGTGCCGACGATCCACCTCCCCGACGCGCTGTTCGCGCACGTCAGCCCGGTCGATACGCCGTCGGGCCTGCTCGCCGTCATCGACCTGCCGGCGCCGCCGTCGCCCCGGGCGTTCACCGACTCGCTGCTCGTGCTCGACGGCGTGCAGGACGCCGGCAACCTCGGCACGATCCTGCGCACTGCGGCGGCGGCGGGCGTGCGCGACGTGCTGCTGACGCCGGGCTGCGCGCAGCCGTGGTCGCCGCGCGTGCTGCGCGCCGGCATGGGCGGACACTTCTGCGTGCGGCTGCACGAGCATGCGGACGTCACGGCGCTGCTGCAGGGCTATCCGGGACAGATCCTCGCGACGGGGCTCGGCGCCGGCGCGCGCGGACTGTACGAAATGGACCTGCGCGAAGCGGTCGCGTGGCTGTTCGGGGCGGAAGGGCGGGGGCTGTCTGCGGAAGTTGCGGCGCTCGCGACCGCGACGGTCGTCATTCCGATGCCGGGCGCGGTCGAATCGCTGAACGTCGCGGCGGCGGCCGCAGTGTGCCTGTTCGAGCAGGTGCGCCAGCGCGGCGTGGGATAG
- the ispC gene encoding 1-deoxy-D-xylulose-5-phosphate reductoisomerase, whose amino-acid sequence MPDPIPPRLQRVTVLGATGSIGMSTLDVLARHPDRFEAFALTAQIQVERLFELCLRFSPRFAVLVDAGAAADLRQRLKAAGSATEVLAGAAALVDVAAHPDTDAVMAAIVGAAGLAPALAAARAGKRVLLANKEALVLSGRLFMQAVAASGAELLPIDSEHNAVFQALPQGYARDPQRCGVRRILLTASGGPFRERSLESLADVTPDEACAHPNWVMGRKISVDSATMMNKGLEVIEAHWLFAVPPEAIEVVVHPQSVIHSMVEYADGSVLAQLGNPDMRTPIAHALAYPERIDAGVRALDLFEIGRLNFERPDFVRFPCLALAYDALREGGAAAAVLNAANEEAVAAFLERRVGFTRIPDIIAATLERARDLSVDCIEAILDADARAREVARSEILARQTTP is encoded by the coding sequence GTGCCTGACCCGATTCCCCCCCGTCTGCAACGCGTCACGGTGCTCGGCGCGACCGGTTCCATCGGCATGAGCACGCTCGACGTGCTCGCCCGTCACCCGGATCGCTTCGAGGCGTTCGCGCTCACCGCGCAGATCCAGGTCGAGCGTCTGTTCGAGCTGTGCCTGCGCTTTTCGCCGCGCTTCGCGGTGCTCGTCGATGCGGGCGCGGCGGCCGATCTGCGCCAGCGCCTGAAAGCCGCCGGTTCGGCGACGGAAGTGCTCGCCGGTGCGGCGGCGCTCGTCGATGTCGCGGCGCACCCCGACACGGACGCGGTGATGGCGGCGATCGTCGGCGCCGCGGGCCTTGCGCCGGCGCTTGCCGCGGCGCGCGCCGGCAAGCGCGTGCTGCTCGCGAACAAGGAGGCGCTGGTGCTGTCCGGGCGGCTCTTCATGCAGGCGGTGGCGGCGAGCGGCGCCGAGCTGCTGCCGATCGACAGCGAGCACAACGCGGTCTTCCAGGCTTTGCCGCAGGGCTACGCGCGCGACCCGCAGCGTTGCGGCGTGCGGCGCATCCTGCTGACCGCCTCGGGCGGTCCGTTTCGCGAGCGCTCGCTCGAGAGCCTCGCCGACGTCACGCCGGACGAGGCGTGCGCCCATCCGAACTGGGTCATGGGGCGAAAAATCTCGGTCGACTCGGCGACGATGATGAACAAAGGGCTCGAAGTCATCGAGGCGCACTGGCTGTTCGCGGTGCCGCCGGAGGCGATCGAAGTCGTCGTGCATCCGCAGAGCGTCATCCATTCGATGGTCGAATATGCCGACGGCTCGGTGCTCGCGCAGCTCGGCAACCCCGACATGCGCACGCCGATCGCGCATGCGCTGGCCTATCCCGAACGCATCGACGCCGGCGTGCGCGCGCTCGATCTGTTCGAGATCGGCCGGCTGAACTTCGAGCGCCCGGACTTTGTCCGCTTTCCGTGCCTGGCGCTCGCGTACGACGCGCTGCGCGAAGGCGGGGCGGCGGCGGCCGTGCTCAACGCCGCGAACGAGGAAGCGGTCGCCGCGTTCCTCGAGCGCCGGGTGGGATTCACGCGCATCCCCGACATCATTGCGGCGACGCTCGAACGCGCGCGCGATCTGTCGGTCGATTGCATCGAGGCAATCCTCGATGCCGATGCGCGCGCACGTGAAGTCGCGCGAAGTGAAATCCTCGCCCGACAGACGACTCCATGA
- the lpxD gene encoding UDP-3-O-(3-hydroxymyristoyl)glucosamine N-acyltransferase — translation MFRLDELVERLGGELLGDPATPVRRVGTLEQAGEGDLAFLANPKYQSRLAACGASAVILAPAARDLTALPRIVTADPYIYFARVAQLFNPPEAFVPGVHPAASVASPVPASVSVAAGASIDVDVELGEHVVIGPGCRIGRGARIGAGSRLNANVTIYHDCVVGRDCIVHAGAVIGADGFGFARERDGSWVKIPQVGRVVIGDDVEIGANTTIDRGALDDTVIGDGVKLDNQIQIGHNVRIGARTAIAGCVGIAGSTTIGARCMIGGQAGIIGHLDIVDDVVVSAGTLVTKSIRRRGVYTANLPVQGHAEWVKNFAHLRHLDALVDRIRALEEHKERKAR, via the coding sequence ATGTTCCGCCTCGATGAACTCGTCGAGCGCCTCGGCGGCGAACTGCTGGGGGATCCGGCAACGCCGGTGCGTCGGGTCGGGACGCTGGAGCAGGCCGGCGAAGGCGATCTCGCGTTCCTCGCGAATCCGAAATACCAGTCGCGGCTGGCCGCGTGCGGCGCGTCCGCGGTCATCCTCGCGCCCGCCGCGCGCGACCTGACCGCGCTGCCGCGCATCGTCACCGCCGACCCGTACATCTATTTCGCGCGCGTCGCGCAGCTGTTCAACCCGCCCGAAGCGTTCGTGCCTGGGGTGCATCCCGCGGCGAGCGTCGCGAGTCCCGTTCCGGCTTCGGTGAGCGTCGCGGCCGGCGCGTCGATCGACGTCGACGTCGAGCTCGGCGAGCACGTCGTCATCGGTCCGGGCTGCCGCATCGGGCGCGGCGCCCGCATCGGCGCAGGCTCCCGGCTCAACGCCAATGTCACGATCTACCACGACTGCGTGGTCGGGCGCGACTGCATCGTGCATGCCGGCGCGGTGATCGGCGCGGACGGGTTCGGCTTCGCGCGCGAGCGCGACGGCAGCTGGGTCAAGATCCCGCAGGTCGGCCGCGTCGTCATCGGCGACGACGTCGAGATCGGCGCCAACACGACGATCGACCGCGGCGCACTCGACGACACCGTCATCGGCGACGGCGTCAAGCTGGACAACCAGATCCAGATCGGTCACAACGTGCGCATCGGCGCGCGCACCGCGATCGCGGGCTGCGTCGGCATTGCCGGCAGCACGACGATCGGCGCGCGCTGCATGATCGGCGGCCAGGCCGGCATCATCGGGCACCTCGACATCGTCGATGACGTGGTGGTTTCGGCGGGCACGCTGGTGACCAAGTCGATCCGTCGGCGCGGCGTCTACACCGCGAACCTGCCGGTGCAGGGCCACGCCGAGTGGGTGAAAAACTTCGCCCACCTGCGCCACCTGGATGCGCTGGTCGATAGAATACGCGCCCTTGAAGAACACAAAGAACGCAAAGCTCGGTGA
- a CDS encoding CopD family protein, which translates to MTFPHLMLFLHVVGVVVWVGGMAFAYLCLRPAATALPPAQRLPLWAAVFARFFPLVWVSVALVAASGLAMLVATGFARAPVAWHVMLVTGFVMIAVFVWIWAGPWRALQSAVAGENWAAGAVALNRIRQRVAFNLALGFVTIAIATLGLGL; encoded by the coding sequence ATGACTTTTCCTCACCTGATGCTGTTCCTGCACGTCGTCGGTGTCGTCGTATGGGTCGGCGGCATGGCGTTCGCGTACCTGTGCCTGCGTCCCGCGGCGACGGCGCTGCCTCCTGCACAGCGGCTGCCGCTGTGGGCCGCGGTGTTCGCGCGCTTTTTCCCGCTGGTGTGGGTGAGCGTCGCGCTGGTTGCGGCAAGCGGCCTTGCGATGCTGGTCGCCACCGGCTTCGCGCGAGCGCCGGTCGCGTGGCACGTGATGCTCGTCACCGGCTTCGTAATGATCGCGGTGTTCGTGTGGATCTGGGCAGGGCCATGGCGTGCGCTGCAATCAGCGGTGGCCGGCGAGAACTGGGCGGCCGGGGCGGTCGCGCTGAACCGCATCCGCCAGCGCGTCGCGTTCAACCTCGCGCTCGGCTTCGTCACGATCGCGATCGCGACGCTCGGGCTCGGCCTGTAA
- the rseP gene encoding RIP metalloprotease RseP: protein MNILEYLIPFVLALGLLILAHELGHYLIARACGVKVLRFSIGFGRPLLRWTAGADRTEWVIAAFPLGGYVKMLDEREGEVPPAELHRSFNRQSVWRRFAIVAAGPLANFLLAIVLYWGLFATGAEELKPRLALTDGPSIAASAGVREGDLVAAVDDEAVRSWPELRWVLLRHALDAREVTLQVRTAEGGEAQRTLDLSGVEVDDGESDLIAKIGLRPWRPLIPPVVGRIIPDGAAAAAGIREGDRFVSLAGEPVTSWVDFVERVRSSPGESLPVRLMRGDTPVDTTLVPEVSEDRGERVGKIGVAVAEPPGGREEMFAVVRYGPIDGLSKAMAQTWETSVLSLKMMGRMLTGEVSWKNLSGPVTIADYAGQSAQLGLSHYLKFVALISISLGVLNLLPIPVLDGGHLLYYVIEIIKGGPIPERVMEIGQQIGLVALAMLMAFAFYNDITRLISG, encoded by the coding sequence ATGAACATTCTCGAATACCTGATCCCGTTCGTTCTCGCGCTCGGCCTGCTGATCCTCGCTCACGAGCTGGGCCATTACCTGATCGCGCGCGCGTGCGGCGTGAAAGTGCTGCGTTTCTCGATCGGCTTCGGCCGCCCGCTGCTGCGCTGGACCGCCGGCGCCGATCGCACCGAATGGGTGATCGCCGCGTTCCCGCTCGGCGGCTACGTGAAGATGCTCGACGAGCGCGAAGGCGAAGTCCCCCCGGCCGAGCTGCACCGCTCGTTCAACCGCCAGTCGGTATGGCGGCGCTTTGCGATCGTCGCAGCCGGACCGCTCGCCAACTTCCTGCTCGCGATCGTGCTGTACTGGGGCCTGTTCGCGACCGGCGCCGAGGAGCTCAAGCCGCGGCTCGCGCTGACCGACGGGCCGAGCATCGCGGCGTCGGCGGGCGTGCGCGAAGGCGATCTCGTCGCCGCGGTCGATGACGAAGCGGTGCGCAGCTGGCCCGAGCTGCGCTGGGTGCTGTTGCGCCACGCGCTCGACGCGCGCGAAGTGACGTTGCAGGTGCGTACTGCCGAAGGCGGCGAGGCGCAGCGCACGCTCGACCTGTCCGGCGTCGAGGTCGACGACGGCGAGAGCGACCTGATCGCGAAGATCGGCCTGCGCCCGTGGCGCCCGCTGATTCCGCCGGTGGTCGGCCGGATCATCCCGGACGGCGCGGCGGCCGCGGCTGGCATCAGGGAAGGCGACCGTTTCGTGTCGCTCGCCGGCGAGCCGGTCACGTCGTGGGTCGACTTCGTCGAGCGGGTGCGCAGCTCGCCCGGTGAATCGCTGCCGGTGCGGCTGATGCGCGGCGACACGCCGGTCGACACGACGCTCGTGCCCGAGGTGTCGGAGGACCGGGGCGAGCGCGTCGGAAAAATCGGCGTCGCGGTCGCCGAGCCGCCGGGCGGGCGCGAGGAGATGTTCGCAGTCGTGCGCTACGGCCCGATCGACGGGCTGTCGAAGGCGATGGCCCAGACCTGGGAAACCAGTGTGCTGAGCCTCAAGATGATGGGGCGCATGCTGACCGGCGAAGTGTCGTGGAAAAACCTCTCCGGACCGGTGACGATCGCCGACTATGCCGGGCAGTCGGCCCAGCTCGGATTGAGCCATTACCTCAAGTTCGTCGCGCTGATCAGCATCAGCCTGGGGGTGCTGAACCTGCTGCCCATCCCGGTGCTGGATGGCGGGCATTTGCTGTATTATGTGATCGAAATTATCAAGGGCGGCCCAATTCCCGAGCGCGTGATGGAGATCGGCCAGCAAATCGGCCTGGTTGCGCTTGCAATGTTGATGGCATTCGCCTTTTACAACGACATAACACGTCTCATTTCTGGCTGA
- the rnhB gene encoding ribonuclease HII yields the protein MEAIPAIGLICGVDEAGRGPLAGSVVAAAVILDPARPIAGLNDSKKLTERARERLAPLIRERAIAWAVAEASVEEIDRLNILHATMLAMQRAVAALGRVPDLVRVDGNRCPPLAVPAEAVVQGDATVPAIAAASILAKTVRDAQMVALDGEYPAYGFASHKGYPTPEHFVALRRHGVVACHRRSFAPVRELLDNPELWPAGTLT from the coding sequence ATGGAAGCCATCCCGGCAATCGGCCTGATCTGTGGCGTCGACGAGGCCGGGCGCGGACCGCTCGCCGGTTCGGTCGTCGCCGCTGCGGTGATCCTCGACCCGGCCCGCCCGATCGCCGGCCTGAACGATTCGAAGAAGCTCACCGAGCGCGCACGCGAACGGCTCGCGCCGCTGATCCGCGAGCGGGCGATCGCGTGGGCGGTCGCCGAAGCGAGCGTCGAGGAGATCGACCGCCTTAACATCCTGCACGCGACGATGCTCGCGATGCAGCGCGCCGTCGCTGCGCTCGGCCGCGTGCCGGATCTGGTGCGCGTCGACGGCAACCGCTGCCCGCCGCTGGCGGTGCCGGCCGAAGCGGTCGTCCAGGGCGACGCGACGGTGCCGGCGATCGCCGCGGCGTCGATCCTCGCGAAGACGGTGCGCGACGCGCAGATGGTCGCGCTCGACGGCGAGTATCCCGCGTACGGTTTCGCGAGCCACAAAGGTTACCCGACGCCCGAACATTTCGTCGCGCTGCGCCGCCACGGCGTCGTCGCGTGCCACCGCCGCAGCTTCGCGCCGGTGCGCGAGCTGCTCGACAATCCCGAACTCTGGCCTGCAGGGACGCTGACATGA
- a CDS encoding OmpH family outer membrane protein, with translation MKVTTLTVLAAALLSVAAPAALAESRLGFVNSDRVMREAAPAVRAQQRLEKEFEKRDQELQRLGKELQALQEDLERNGVTMAETDRRNKERSFNDLNRDFQRKQREFREDLNQRRNEELASVLDRANRAVKQIAEAEKYDVILQEAVYASPRIDITDKVIKALADSK, from the coding sequence GTGAAAGTTACGACCCTGACCGTTCTTGCCGCTGCGCTGCTGAGCGTTGCCGCGCCCGCCGCCCTGGCCGAGTCCAGGCTCGGCTTCGTCAATTCCGACCGGGTGATGCGCGAAGCCGCGCCGGCAGTGCGCGCGCAGCAGCGTCTCGAGAAGGAGTTCGAGAAGCGTGACCAGGAGCTTCAGCGACTCGGCAAGGAACTGCAGGCGCTGCAGGAAGATCTCGAACGCAACGGCGTGACGATGGCCGAAACCGACCGGCGCAACAAGGAACGCTCGTTCAACGACCTGAACCGGGACTTCCAGCGCAAGCAGCGCGAGTTCCGCGAAGACCTGAACCAGCGCCGCAACGAGGAGCTCGCGTCGGTGCTCGACCGCGCCAACCGCGCCGTCAAGCAGATCGCCGAAGCCGAGAAATACGACGTGATCCTGCAGGAAGCCGTCTACGCGAGCCCGCGCATCGACATCACCGACAAGGTGATCAAGGCGCTGGCGGACAGCAAGTAA
- the bamA gene encoding outer membrane protein assembly factor BamA yields the protein MKHKLLTGLLTALFAVAPVHAFEPFVVKDIRVEGIQRTEAGTVFNYLPVRVGETFTEAQAAEAIRGLFATGFFKDVRIEVEGDVLVVLVDERPAIAQIDFVGVKEFDKEALKKGLREVGLAESRIFDRSLLERAEQELKRQYLSRGKYAAVIETTVTPLERNRVGLNFKVDEGEVAKIRQIEIIGNKAFKDSELLGLFQLTTPGWLTWYTKNDQYSRQKLAADLENLRSYYLNRGYLDFNIDSTQVSITPDKKDIYISVSVTEGERYTVSAVRFAGDLILPEEEYRKLAAIKPGEIFSREKLTETTKAVADRLGNEGYAFANVNASPEVDKEKREVAFTIFVDPGRRVYVRRINVGGNTKTRDEVVRREMRQMEGAWYDAEEINRSRTRIDRLGHFEEVTVETPPVTGTTDQVDVNFNVKERPTGNLTLGVGFSSSENVVLSASVSQQNLFGSGNALTLALNTSESSRTYALSFTNPYFTQDGLSLGWDVYHRTYDPSESLSVAPYKTVSSGAGLRMGYPIAEDDSINFGLAVDRTVITTFDESPQQYLDFCDPNKDDFDCDSVTSLVATAGWSRDTRDSTFYPRMGSYQRVFGELSIPPGALRYYKLNYQYQHWFPFGRDYALMLNTDLGWGKGYGGKPLPFYKNFYAGGIGSVRGFDQSSIGPKDPISEDALGGNRRVIGNAEFYFPLPGTGRDRSFRMSAFFDVGSVWSEGDKVKAADLRYSTGLAFSWSSPIGPLKFSFGLPLKKKETDELQKFQFQLGSVF from the coding sequence ATGAAACACAAGCTTCTCACCGGGCTGTTGACGGCCCTGTTCGCCGTCGCGCCGGTGCATGCGTTCGAGCCTTTCGTTGTCAAGGACATCCGGGTCGAAGGGATCCAGCGAACCGAAGCCGGAACGGTATTCAACTACCTTCCGGTGCGGGTCGGAGAGACCTTCACCGAAGCGCAGGCCGCCGAGGCGATTCGCGGTCTCTTTGCCACCGGGTTTTTCAAGGACGTGCGGATCGAGGTCGAAGGGGACGTGCTGGTGGTGCTCGTCGACGAGCGTCCGGCGATCGCCCAGATCGACTTCGTCGGGGTCAAGGAGTTCGACAAGGAAGCGCTGAAGAAGGGGCTGCGCGAAGTCGGCCTCGCCGAATCGCGGATCTTCGACCGCTCGCTGCTCGAACGCGCGGAGCAGGAGCTCAAGCGGCAATACCTGAGTCGCGGCAAATATGCCGCGGTGATCGAGACGACGGTCACCCCGCTCGAGCGCAACCGCGTCGGGTTGAACTTCAAGGTCGATGAGGGCGAGGTGGCGAAAATCCGCCAGATCGAGATCATCGGCAACAAGGCGTTCAAGGATTCCGAGCTGCTCGGCCTTTTCCAGCTGACCACGCCGGGGTGGCTGACCTGGTACACGAAGAACGACCAGTATTCACGCCAGAAGCTCGCCGCGGACCTCGAGAACCTGCGTTCGTATTATCTCAATCGCGGCTATCTCGACTTCAACATCGATTCCACGCAGGTTTCGATCACGCCCGACAAGAAGGACATCTACATCTCGGTGAGCGTCACCGAAGGCGAGCGCTACACCGTCTCGGCAGTGCGCTTCGCCGGCGACCTGATCCTGCCCGAAGAGGAATACCGCAAGCTGGCGGCGATCAAGCCGGGCGAGATCTTCTCGCGCGAAAAGCTGACCGAGACGACGAAAGCGGTCGCCGACCGTCTCGGCAACGAAGGCTACGCGTTCGCCAACGTGAATGCATCGCCGGAAGTGGACAAGGAAAAGCGCGAAGTCGCGTTCACGATCTTCGTCGACCCGGGTCGCCGCGTCTATGTCCGGCGCATCAACGTCGGCGGCAACACGAAGACGCGCGACGAGGTGGTGCGGCGCGAGATGCGCCAGATGGAAGGCGCCTGGTACGACGCCGAAGAGATCAACCGGTCGCGCACCCGCATCGACCGGCTCGGGCATTTCGAGGAAGTGACCGTCGAGACGCCGCCGGTGACCGGCACGACCGACCAGGTCGACGTCAATTTCAACGTCAAGGAGCGCCCGACCGGCAACCTGACGCTCGGCGTCGGCTTCTCGAGCTCGGAAAACGTCGTGCTCTCGGCGTCGGTGTCGCAGCAGAACCTGTTCGGTAGCGGCAACGCGCTGACGCTCGCGCTCAATACCAGCGAATCGAGCCGCACCTACGCGCTGTCCTTCACCAACCCGTATTTCACGCAGGACGGCCTGAGCCTCGGCTGGGACGTCTATCACCGCACCTACGATCCGTCGGAATCGCTGTCGGTCGCGCCGTACAAGACCGTGTCGTCGGGCGCCGGGCTGCGCATGGGCTACCCGATCGCCGAAGACGACTCGATCAACTTCGGCCTCGCCGTCGATCGCACTGTCATCACGACGTTCGACGAGAGCCCGCAGCAGTACCTCGACTTCTGCGACCCCAACAAGGACGACTTCGACTGCGACTCGGTGACCAGCCTCGTGGCGACGGCCGGCTGGTCCCGCGACACGCGCGACAGCACGTTCTATCCGCGCATGGGCAGTTACCAGCGCGTCTTCGGCGAGCTGAGCATCCCGCCCGGCGCGCTTCGTTACTACAAGCTCAATTACCAGTACCAGCACTGGTTCCCGTTCGGCCGCGACTACGCGCTGATGCTCAACACCGATCTGGGCTGGGGCAAGGGGTACGGCGGCAAGCCGCTGCCGTTCTACAAGAACTTCTACGCCGGCGGCATCGGGTCGGTGCGCGGCTTCGACCAGAGCTCGATCGGCCCGAAGGATCCGATCAGCGAAGATGCGCTCGGCGGCAACCGGCGCGTGATCGGCAACGCCGAATTCTATTTCCCGCTGCCGGGCACCGGCAGGGACCGCTCGTTCCGCATGTCGGCCTTCTTCGACGTCGGCTCGGTGTGGAGCGAGGGCGACAAGGTGAAGGCCGCCGACCTGCGCTACAGTACAGGGCTGGCGTTCTCGTGGAGTTCCCCGATTGGCCCGCTCAAGTTCAGTTTCGGTCTTCCGCTGAAGAAGAAGGAAACCGACGAACTGCAGAAATTCCAGTTCCAGTTGGGCTCGGTCTTCTGA
- the lpxB gene encoding lipid-A-disaccharide synthase produces MATRIAMVAGEASGDLLASHLIRAIRQEIPDAQFYGIGGPKMQAEGFDALWPCERLAVHGYVDALKRYRELSGIRKALLRRVRAGRPDAFIGVDAPDFNLWLEGRIRSSGIPAIHFVSPSIWAWRGGRIKGIARSVSHMLCLFPFEPALYEKAGIPVSYVGHPLADVFPLAPDRAEARELLNLPADCRIVALLPGSRQSEVRNLAATYIETARLLAERHDDIGFVVPLATRETRTLFEQALHAAGAGELPIRLLFGHAVEAMTAADVVLVASGTASLEAALLKRPMVISYRIGKWQYRLMKRMAYLPWVGLPNILCNDSVVPELLQDDATPQALADALDRWLNDPDACAELARRFDALHRELRQDTAGRAAAAILPYLNRNPEWKPSRQSA; encoded by the coding sequence ATGGCGACGCGCATCGCGATGGTCGCGGGCGAGGCCTCCGGGGATCTGCTCGCGAGCCACCTGATCCGCGCGATCCGCCAGGAAATCCCCGACGCGCAGTTCTACGGCATCGGCGGGCCGAAAATGCAGGCCGAAGGCTTCGACGCGCTGTGGCCGTGCGAGCGCCTCGCCGTGCATGGTTATGTCGATGCGCTGAAACGCTACCGCGAGCTGTCCGGCATCCGCAAGGCGCTGCTGCGCCGCGTGCGCGCCGGTCGGCCCGACGCGTTCATCGGCGTCGACGCGCCCGACTTCAACCTGTGGCTCGAAGGCAGGATCCGTTCGTCGGGCATCCCCGCGATCCATTTCGTCAGCCCGTCGATCTGGGCGTGGCGCGGCGGACGCATCAAGGGCATCGCGCGCTCGGTGTCGCACATGCTGTGCCTGTTTCCGTTCGAGCCTGCGCTGTACGAAAAAGCCGGCATCCCGGTGAGCTACGTCGGCCATCCGCTCGCCGACGTGTTCCCGCTCGCGCCGGACCGCGCCGAGGCGCGCGAACTGCTGAACCTCCCGGCCGACTGCCGGATCGTCGCGCTGCTGCCGGGGAGCCGCCAGTCCGAAGTGCGCAACCTCGCGGCGACCTACATCGAGACGGCGCGCCTCCTCGCCGAGCGCCACGACGACATCGGCTTCGTCGTGCCGCTCGCGACGCGCGAGACGCGCACGCTGTTCGAGCAGGCGCTGCACGCGGCCGGCGCCGGCGAGCTGCCGATCCGCCTGCTGTTCGGTCACGCGGTCGAAGCGATGACGGCCGCCGACGTCGTGCTCGTCGCGAGCGGCACCGCCAGCCTCGAAGCGGCGCTGCTGAAGCGGCCGATGGTGATCAGCTACCGCATCGGCAAGTGGCAGTACCGGCTGATGAAACGCATGGCCTACCTGCCGTGGGTCGGCTTGCCCAACATCCTGTGCAACGACAGCGTCGTGCCCGAGCTGCTGCAGGACGACGCGACGCCGCAGGCGCTCGCGGACGCGCTCGACCGCTGGCTCAACGATCCGGACGCGTGTGCCGAGCTCGCGCGGCGCTTCGACGCGCTGCACCGCGAGTTGCGCCAGGACACTGCCGGGCGCGCCGCAGCCGCGATCCTTCCCTACCTGAACCGGAATCCCGAATGGAAGCCATCCCGGCAATCGGCCTGA